Part of the Henckelia pumila isolate YLH828 chromosome 2, ASM3356847v2, whole genome shotgun sequence genome is shown below.
GTTGGTTCATGTCGAATAGGTTTAAACGTGATGCAATCCCACTCGCACAATACGATCCAAAATGAGCAAATCGTTTCACTACAAATTATAATAGTGTTTACAATACAAATGGAAGCGGCCATAGTGATGAGGACATATTGTGGCTTGCCTATAAAAAATATCGTGATGAAAATATTGGTGTTGCAGCTGGAGCATGTGTGGAGAATCATGAAAACTCGTCCACTATTTACTCTACAATCTTATGATCTCTTGGTTACAAAGAAGGCGAGGATATCAGAGTCGGGATATATCAACACCTCATCGAACCAAGATGCGAGTGTGGATTTAGACGTAAACGAAGAAGATATTTGTCCAATGGGTCTAAAGGCCGCAAAAAAGAAAGGGAAAAGCATAGCCAAATCGTCAATGAAGAGTGTGACAGAAAACTACAATAATATGTTTGAAAAATTTACTCAGTATACCAACATAAAAAGAATGAATCTGAATATTGGAAACAAAAAAACTTTCAATGgagaagatgaaagaaaaagCTACCTTGAACAAATCTGAGGCTAAAAAGAGCACATATTTACTAAAGGAAACGAAATCCTTTCGAAGGACACTACGCAAATGACGTCGGAACAACTTATGCTTCATAAACGTCTTTGTgaccaaatttaaaaaaaaatgaattatgTAATTTTCAGTTGATGTGATTCTCTTTTCAATTATTGTAATTcattttcaataaataaattatcttTTCGATCATTGTAATATGTATTTTTCAACTGATTTATTTctcatttaaattaatttaataaaatagttatttaatttaatttaaaactaGTCGTTACTAGTTAAtcatcaattaaattttaaaatagtaatattatgttattttaaataataatgatttatattttttaaatatagtaAATATCCCAAACGGATCTTtcgtaattttaatttttttaaatactatttcaaaaaaaataaattaattaaaaattaaataaaatggaaaagattttttttaatataaaataagatgTAGTGGATAGTGAGACTCATAAATAATGAGTGTTGATATTAAATGAATGTGTGTGCGTATTAATAATGAGAAAGTGTTAATATAATGAGTATGTGATATGTGGACTCCATTTTTTTGAGGAGTTGGAAGGTAGATTAATGAGGATTAATGTGCACCAATGCGGGTGCCCTAAGATATCTTCTCACAACATCAATATTTTTACACACGTTGCATCTACATTTTGAATGGTTAATCACTTTATACATTAGGAAGTGTTGACaaactctaaaaataagtgattatggatttttttttaaaacaaattattaaaaaatattatcctAATAATGtaagtaaaaaaatttaaataaaaactcatGTGAAACGGTATCACAGCTCTTTATGAGACATATTTTCTATCGAAGTCAAGGCAGTTCATGATTCATGAATTGATGTCAATTGGGGCCCTTTCGTCCCAAGTTAAGGGAAATAGGTATCTTTTATCCCCAAGTAAGAAAGGAAGAAAAGACATGAACTTATGATTGTACCCATGGAAATAAGGAAATGTATGCCAgaagtattaatttttatgtcaaaattattattttttattataaatatgagaatTATTAACTCGTCTCACGAATAAAGATCTGTGAGACTATCTCACAGAtacataatataaaatttatattaaattcggatttaatttgatataaaattgcataaaaaactaattttaaaaaataaaaaacaggcATACGTATTACCCATGCATTGTTACCAGTTTAAAGAACACACATAAACTagaacaaaatataattttgctttttatttattttaaacctcttccattttttttcaacaacaacaacaacaataataaataaataaataagtaaataaaaaacctattccatttttttaaattaataaactaacaCTCGACGTACATGTGCAAATAATGGGGTTTTGTTCATGCTGCCCAAACGGTACTACCCTCCGGGCAACATGTAATCCCATGATTGGTCAAAGTCAGTGAGTCCCATGCGGGGTCCGTTGATTTTGTCAATCATGATCCGCCACGCCACCTCCAAGGCACTACCCTAAGGGTAGCATCGACGTTACCAAATAATGgataaattataaattcataTTCTTTCTTTTCACAAATTTAAGTTATAAAAGCCATACACagtaacaataaataaaataaaattataaacaatgcattattttaaataatttcgggaataaatattaatttgtgcttatatatataataatataaaaaggTGAAGAAAGAAATTGGTCAAAAACATCAAAGTTGTTTGTCACAAGATTAGAACTCTACGTAAAAGTATCATATATGTAAGAAGAGTGTTCGGAAGAGTGTTCGGAAATCGCCTTCAAGTGTGTTTAAGTTGATGgaggagataaagatttgatgAGTGCAATTTACCTTACTCAGATGATTTACACATTATTATATTAGTTCgatgatttattttaatgcatatcAAAATATAGCGGCCACTAGGAGAGTGTTAAGAGACCAAATCAAACTACATGATATCCATcagtttttaattgattttgttgattcaaattttgaataaaaataaatggaAACAAATTACATGTAATTTTCTCACtatatttcaattaaaaaaaaataaggttCTTTTCAAATTAATGACACTTCGAATTCATGCCATGGACTCGCGGCACCAATCCACAACTGCAGCTAATTCATCCAACAAACCAAGTTATCTTTGTCTGCAAAGAATTCAAGAATAAATGGACCAAGATGAACAACGATCGACAAAAAATATGATGAAATAAATCCCATATTAGATAcccagaaaagaaaaaagaaaaagaattcATGAGTGTGACGTCGTGTATATCGCCTTCTTGTAGAACAAACAAAAAAGGGGTGGTTGTTCGCACGCTAGAGAAAAAGTTGGGGAGAAGAAGAAATGATGGAAAAAGATTGGTTAGAATTTTAGTGCTGCTTTCCTTGGCGCACTAATCAAATCCAGCCGAGAAATTCAGTAGAAAGCTCCCCAACACTTCTGCACTACACTGTATCCAATCATTGTGCCAGAAGACACACTGTCCGCAGTCCACTAGTGACAATGTTTCGTTTTCCTTTATTTTGAAGTCTTGGGTAtcctttttcttgtttttctttTATTAGAGTCGGGAGATTTTTCGACGAAAATGGTGTAGTGGGCTGTTGAATGAACTTTCAGGAGGTGgggtttttgggttttttttttttggttgtttGTTGTTTGTTTGGTGTGTGATATAATGGGGAATTGCTGGTGTGGGTGGGAACCCTCAGTATACAGAGTGTCGTCCAATGCAAAGTCAGGTCAGGTTTCTTTCTGGTTCTTTCTTAGTGCTGTTCGAGCTCATGCTCAACCACTGGGATTTATGAATCTTGGGATTtaattcatatttcatatacTTCTCTCTTGTTTACGGTACCGGTTGTTGTTACTTTTCTGCAGATTAAACTAGATTGTGATTTCGAATTTGATGTCAAATATTATACGagtatatttttgggaaagATTCTGAAGTTGGTGCTCCTTTTCAGTTTTCCACTTTGTTGGTTCTCCTTTTTGTTTTGTGTTTCCAGATCTTGTGAATATGCATATTTCGTTCATGTTTAGATTCTATGTCCTCtgttttttaatctttttatcTTTTGACCACGTTTTGGTTCCATGTCCTCTCAGTCTGATTCATATTTTAGGAtttctttttaattgatcaGGTAGGATTGTTTTAAAAAGCTCTGGGATTAACAGTCAATATTTAATCTGATAAAATACGTCCTGAGTTTTATATTTGTGATTTGGGTATGCAGAATCTCCTAAGGATCAGAGTCCATCGGAGAAGGTGAGGAAAGATGACAGTAAACTACCATCAAATCCTGAAGAAGTAGAAGATCTGCGTCGATGTGTATCAGCCAAGCCACTCATTGCGTTCACATTCAATGAGCTAAAGACCATTACTGGGAATTTCagacatgattatatgctggGCAGAGGAGGATTTGGGAGTGTGTACAAAGGGTTCGTTTCTGAGGATTTACGAGAAGGTCTCGAGCCTATCACCGTTGCTGTTAAGATTCATGATGGAGATAACAGCCATCAGGGCCATAGGGAATGGCTGGTCAGCAAATATTTTTAGTTACCATGTCTGGTTAGTTCAATATCTTTCTTGATCCTTGAAGTCGCAATTTTGTGGTGTTTTGTAGGCAGAGGTTATCTTTTTGGGGCAGCTTTCTCATCCGAATTTAGTGAAGTTGATTGGATATTGCTGTGAAGACGAACACCGAGTTCTAATATACGAGTACATGGCTCGGGGTAGTGTAGAAAACCATCTCTTTTCAAGTAAGTAGACATTTCTCGCCATCCATGTGTCCACTCACATATGCATGCGTTATACACCAATGTTCAATCACTTGGTTTAGAACTGATTTTACTGAAATTGTTGATGTGGAAGTGTCCTTGTGATGTGTGCTGTTGGTATAGAAATATCCCTTTTTCCATGTGTAGATAAGACAACAAATTTCTTGGTTTTTTGTTGTGATTTCTAGCGCATCTACTTTTCTGATCTCAATGGCAAGAATGTATTTATATGAAAGAAAATTTCCGATCAACGATATCACGATACTGTCAGCCGAAAACAATTAGTTGAATTATTCAAACATCTTGTGGTTTTCTCGTGATAAAATACAATCCATTACCGCTTTCCTAGTAGACTCGACTGATGTGCTTGTAGTTATCAGTAGTTGGAATTGCACAAAACAAAACGTGTGACCACTAGAAATACTACTTGCAACCTTTTAGTTAAAGTAAGAAGCTCTGTGAGGAAGGAAGTTCACGTCAGGAGCACTCGACAATATTTGAGTTGCATATAATTCTTGTTATAAAGGGTTCATTATATTTTCTTGGATCGTTTGGCCTTCAGTTGATCAGCATTGCATACGTTGTGCTTTCTCGTATACTAAGTAGCACTTCCATGGCTTGTGTATGCTTTTTGGTTATGACTAATGCGGAGATATATGCTTGCCACAGGAGTGTTGCTTCCTCTTCCTTGGTCCATTAGAATGAAGATAGCATTTGGTGCGGCAAAGGGCCTTGCTTTTCTGCATGAAGCAGAGAAACCTGTGATCTACCGTGATTTTAAGACTTCTAACATTTTAATGGACATGGTTAGTCATCGAAAGCCCTTTTGATGCTATCGAATGAAAAGTTAAATTGTAAGACATGCAATTATAATCTGGTTTCATATTCAATCATTCGTTACCATTTCATCCGATTGGTTTACGTGAATGAACATGTGAAATTTGTGACAAACTCCAACTCAGGACTACAATGCAAAACTCTCTGATTTTGGTCTGGCAAAAGATGGACCGGTTGGGGACGAATCTCATGTTTCAACTCGCATAATGGGAACATATGGATACGCTGCACCAGAATATATAATGACAggtatgtgattttatataatttggCCGTTTTGAGAGCTTAAAACCTTAATACTTTGTAAGTAAATACATGTGTATTCATCTTATTGCTGCTTCAATAATTATA
Proteins encoded:
- the LOC140882750 gene encoding probable serine/threonine-protein kinase PBL16, producing MGNCWCGWEPSVYRVSSNAKSESPKDQSPSEKVRKDDSKLPSNPEEVEDLRRCVSAKPLIAFTFNELKTITGNFRHDYMLGRGGFGSVYKGFVSEDLREGLEPITVAVKIHDGDNSHQGHREWLAEVIFLGQLSHPNLVKLIGYCCEDEHRVLIYEYMARGSVENHLFSRVLLPLPWSIRMKIAFGAAKGLAFLHEAEKPVIYRDFKTSNILMDMDYNAKLSDFGLAKDGPVGDESHVSTRIMGTYGYAAPEYIMTGHLSSRSDVYSFGVVLLELLTGRKSLDKSRPAREQNLTDWALPLLREKKKVLNIVDPRMEADYLTKGVHKAAMLAYHCLNRNPKARPLMRDIVDSLEPLQVPCNDPTAKSTFTFCSENLES